A genomic window from Salvelinus alpinus chromosome 10, SLU_Salpinus.1, whole genome shotgun sequence includes:
- the LOC139532266 gene encoding grancalcin-like yields MAYPGYGGYGGPMQGMQLQGMPMQGGPMGGPPQAGYPQNGGGYPGTFAAPPQQPVNDPMWGYFTTIAGQDGEIDAEELQSCLTQTGISGTYTPFSLETCRIMIAMLDRDMTGKLGFNEFKELFAALSGWKQNFMMFDQDRSGTVEPHEMTQSISAMGYRISPQALNAVIKRYSKAGRIYFDDYVACAVKLRALTESFRRRDQMQQGAVNFQYDDFILCTMAI; encoded by the exons ATGGCGTATCCAGGATATGGCGGG TATGGAGGACCAATGCAAGGCATGCAACTCCAGGGTATGCCCATGCAGGGTGGACCCATGGGAGGCCCACCCCAGGCAGGCTACCCCCAGAATGGTGGAGGCTACCCTGGGACCTTTGCTGCTCCTCCTCAGCAGCCTGTTAATGACCCCATGTGGGGGTACTTTACTACCATAGCAGGACAG GATGGTGAGATTGATGCAGAGGAGCTTCAAAGTTGTCTTACACAGACTGGTATCAGTGGCACCTATACTC CCTTCAGTTTGGAGACATGTAGAATCATGATCGCAATGCTggat AGAGACATGACCGGAAAGCTGGGCTTCAATGAGTTCAAGGAGCTTTTTGCTGCCTTGAGTGGCTGGAAGCAGAACTTCATGATGTTCGACCAGGACCGGAGTGGCACGGTGGAACCCCATGAGATGACCCAGTCCATCTCCGCTATGG GCTACAGGATCAGCCCGCAAGCTCTGAACGCTGTTATCAAACGCTACAGCAAGGCTGGCCGGATCTACTTTGACGACTATGTGGCATGTGCTGTGAAGCTTCGCGCCCTCACAG AGAGCTTCAGGAGGAGAGACCAGATGCAGCAGGGGGCTGTCAACTTCCAATACGATGAC TTTATCCTGTGTACAATGGCCATCTGA